From Brucella pseudogrignonensis, a single genomic window includes:
- a CDS encoding YdcF family protein yields MFFSVSKLFWLFFQPLTIIFVFLLLALILVWTGFRKLGLAAMISAAIVLFFSAYTTLGSLLLVPLEDRFPKQAELPSHVDGIVVLGGYMNGDINAGRPGFELNSAADRIFETMRLAKLYPDAKVIVSGGDGAFFEEAISEAESTRMMLADLGFSGDRFIFENKSRNTVENAEFSKELAQPKPGETWLLVTSAYHMPRSIGCFRKAGFDVVAWPVDYKTPAKQSFSLYFESPNEGLSRFSVAMREWVGLTAYWLTGKTDMLLPQP; encoded by the coding sequence TTGTTTTTTAGTGTTTCAAAACTTTTCTGGCTGTTTTTTCAGCCACTGACGATCATCTTTGTATTTCTGCTACTCGCACTGATATTGGTATGGACTGGTTTCAGAAAGCTTGGTCTTGCCGCGATGATAAGCGCCGCGATTGTTCTGTTTTTCAGTGCTTATACAACACTTGGAAGCTTGCTTCTGGTGCCGCTGGAGGATCGCTTTCCGAAACAGGCAGAATTGCCGTCCCATGTCGATGGTATTGTGGTGTTGGGCGGCTATATGAATGGCGATATTAATGCGGGGAGACCAGGCTTTGAGCTAAACAGCGCCGCAGATCGTATCTTTGAAACCATGCGGCTTGCTAAGCTTTACCCAGACGCAAAAGTGATTGTATCCGGCGGTGATGGTGCTTTTTTTGAAGAAGCTATATCCGAAGCTGAGAGCACACGCATGATGCTCGCTGATCTCGGCTTTTCGGGTGATCGGTTCATTTTTGAGAATAAGTCGCGCAACACCGTTGAAAATGCTGAATTTTCGAAAGAACTGGCTCAACCGAAACCGGGTGAGACATGGCTGCTTGTCACATCCGCCTATCATATGCCGCGCTCAATCGGCTGTTTCCGTAAAGCGGGTTTTGATGTGGTTGCTTGGCCAGTAGATTATAAAACGCCAGCAAAACAGAGTTTCTCACTTTATTTTGAATCGCCCAATGAAGGCCTGTCACGCTTTAGCGTCGCCATGCGGGAATGGGTTGGCCTTACCGCTTACTGGCTGACCGGCAAGACAGATATGCTCCTTCCACAACCCTGA
- a CDS encoding DUF1624 domain-containing protein — MQTNAEINLTPPSRPRLERIDIARGLALVAMAIYHFGWDLEFFGYMAAGTTGHGGWKLFARCIASSFLFLVGFSLVLAHGRAIRWNAVGKRFLQIAAAAAAISAVTYYMSPDNFIFFGILHQIALASLLGLLFLRVPPVITLIVAAFVITAPLYAQADIFNQMWLAWVGLSTIPPRSNDYVPLFPWFGAVLIGIATARIFERFNWMPILAGGIQPRLLQKPLTFIGRRSLAFYLIHQPVLIALVYCFAQISPPDQRPVFTQSCVASCLPSGSETLCQAFCGCVVSELDKAKLFDDVFSGKADQNNNSTVQQIAQMCSPVPDNQ; from the coding sequence ATGCAGACTAACGCCGAAATTAATCTGACCCCACCAAGCCGCCCGCGTCTCGAAAGAATTGACATAGCGCGCGGTTTGGCGTTGGTCGCCATGGCAATTTATCATTTTGGCTGGGATCTCGAGTTTTTTGGCTACATGGCAGCGGGAACAACCGGCCACGGCGGCTGGAAACTCTTCGCGCGCTGCATCGCGTCGAGCTTCCTGTTTCTGGTCGGTTTCAGTTTGGTTCTGGCGCATGGCCGCGCTATTCGCTGGAATGCGGTGGGAAAACGCTTTCTACAGATAGCCGCTGCCGCCGCTGCGATTTCCGCCGTCACCTATTACATGTCGCCGGATAACTTCATTTTCTTTGGTATTCTGCACCAAATCGCGCTGGCGAGTTTGCTCGGCCTTTTATTCCTACGCGTCCCGCCAGTGATCACGCTGATCGTGGCGGCATTCGTCATCACCGCACCGCTTTATGCACAGGCCGATATTTTCAATCAGATGTGGCTCGCCTGGGTTGGGCTTTCAACAATCCCGCCGCGCTCCAATGATTATGTTCCATTGTTTCCGTGGTTTGGCGCAGTGCTCATTGGCATTGCAACAGCCCGTATCTTTGAGCGATTCAACTGGATGCCAATACTTGCAGGCGGCATTCAACCGCGTCTACTGCAAAAGCCATTAACCTTCATTGGACGCCGTAGTCTGGCATTCTATCTGATCCACCAGCCTGTGTTGATTGCGCTTGTTTATTGCTTTGCACAAATCTCGCCGCCCGACCAGCGCCCCGTCTTTACACAATCGTGCGTCGCATCATGCCTGCCAAGCGGCAGCGAGACGCTGTGCCAGGCATTCTGCGGCTGCGTGGTCAGTGAGCTTGATAAAGCCAAACTGTTTGATGATGTCTTTAGCGGCAAGGCTGATCAGAACAACAACAGTACGGTTCAGCAGATCGCGCAGATGTGCTCACCCGTACCGGATAATCAATAA
- a CDS encoding MerR family transcriptional regulator, which produces MREYYTITELTREFGISTRTLRFYEDEGLIAPVRRGRTRLFRPSDRHLLKQIMRGKRLGFSIAEIHEIVQMYREPPGETGQLKLLMKRVEEKRADLRQKRRDIDETLTELDQVEEACIERLAELGVST; this is translated from the coding sequence GTGCGCGAATATTATACGATCACAGAGCTGACACGGGAATTCGGGATTTCTACCCGGACTTTGCGTTTCTACGAGGATGAGGGTTTGATTGCGCCTGTAAGGCGTGGTCGCACACGCTTGTTCAGGCCTTCCGACAGGCATCTCCTCAAGCAAATCATGCGTGGCAAGCGCCTTGGGTTCTCAATCGCAGAAATTCATGAGATCGTGCAGATGTATCGTGAGCCTCCGGGTGAAACCGGGCAGCTCAAGCTTTTGATGAAGCGCGTCGAAGAAAAGCGCGCCGATCTTCGTCAGAAGCGCCGTGACATTGACGAGACGCTCACCGAACTTGATCAGGTGGAAGAAGCTTGCATCGAACGTCTAGCGGAACTCGGCGTTTCTACCTGA
- a CDS encoding VanZ family protein → MKRLFRLAAWLVLAFIFIVTISPIQFRPITGEPADLERFAAFFLVGFLFALAYPRYWIAVLLLTIGCAGMFELMQRLAPGRHGEFADFVFKAVGAMAGVCIGRGLSLLPIFIEKSK, encoded by the coding sequence ATGAAACGACTTTTTCGTCTTGCCGCATGGCTGGTATTGGCCTTCATCTTCATCGTAACCATCAGCCCGATACAGTTTCGTCCAATAACGGGTGAACCCGCCGATCTTGAGCGCTTTGCAGCCTTCTTCCTCGTGGGGTTTCTATTTGCACTTGCTTATCCCCGGTACTGGATCGCTGTGTTGCTGCTTACAATCGGATGCGCTGGCATGTTTGAACTGATGCAACGGCTGGCACCCGGACGCCATGGAGAATTTGCCGATTTTGTCTTCAAAGCAGTTGGCGCGATGGCTGGCGTGTGTATCGGGCGCGGCCTCAGCTTACTTCCCATCTTTATAGAAAAGTCGAAATAA
- a CDS encoding YqjD family protein yields the protein MADNKTANDVQQALEQQVADLRGELKRLSKSLASRSNDLRDSAEDAFDDASGRFRHAAQVVRERGQAVAETVKENPGTATTLFGTAGLIGIAIGVAIGCVLSDRR from the coding sequence ATGGCCGATAACAAGACAGCTAATGACGTTCAGCAGGCTTTGGAACAGCAGGTTGCTGATTTGCGCGGTGAGCTGAAGCGCCTGTCTAAGTCTTTGGCTTCCCGCTCTAACGATCTGCGCGATAGTGCGGAAGATGCCTTTGATGATGCATCGGGTCGTTTCCGTCATGCAGCACAGGTCGTTCGCGAACGCGGACAGGCAGTCGCAGAGACCGTAAAAGAAAATCCTGGCACAGCGACCACTCTGTTTGGCACAGCCGGTCTTATCGGCATTGCGATTGGCGTAGCGATTGGCTGCGTGTTGTCAGACCGCCGCTAA
- the queF gene encoding preQ(1) synthase translates to MSEKTIYFDLKQLGSNTAAPQSPEEAVLERVANPQAGTPYCVRFTAPEFTSLCPMTGQPDFAHLMIDYVPGKWLVESKSLKLFLFSFRNHGAFHEDCTVTIAKRLVELLEPEWLRIGGYWYPRGGIPIDVFYQTGETPKNVWIPEQSVPNYRGRG, encoded by the coding sequence ATGTCTGAAAAGACGATATATTTTGATCTTAAACAACTTGGTTCAAACACCGCTGCCCCGCAATCTCCTGAAGAAGCAGTTCTTGAACGAGTTGCAAACCCACAAGCGGGAACGCCTTACTGCGTTCGCTTCACCGCACCCGAATTCACTTCTCTTTGCCCAATGACCGGACAACCGGACTTCGCCCATCTGATGATTGACTATGTACCGGGCAAGTGGCTGGTGGAAAGCAAGTCGCTCAAGCTCTTCCTGTTTTCATTCCGCAATCATGGCGCATTCCATGAAGATTGCACAGTCACCATCGCTAAGCGGCTTGTTGAACTGCTTGAGCCAGAATGGCTGCGTATTGGCGGCTATTGGTATCCGCGTGGCGGCATTCCGATTGATGTGTTTTACCAGACAGGTGAAACGCCCAAAAATGTCTGGATCCCTGAACAGTCTGTACCCAATTATCGCGGTCGCGGCTGA
- a CDS encoding DUF924 family protein, whose amino-acid sequence MTIQPKDVLDFWFSAKMRENWFSKSDEIDAEIRDKFLAAYEDARADKFEDWKQQPETALALTILFDQFPRNMFRGSPRSFESDGLARDVTTRALDHDFDRNLSADERQFFYLPFMHSENLSDQKRCLDLYEKLGNEFSLGFARQHHDIVERFGRFPHRNKVLGRETTAEEAEFLKEHSGF is encoded by the coding sequence ATGACCATTCAACCAAAAGACGTCCTTGATTTCTGGTTTTCAGCAAAAATGCGCGAAAACTGGTTCAGCAAGAGCGATGAGATCGATGCGGAAATTCGCGACAAGTTTCTGGCAGCCTATGAAGATGCGCGTGCCGACAAATTTGAAGATTGGAAGCAGCAGCCAGAAACCGCACTCGCACTGACAATTCTGTTTGACCAGTTTCCGCGCAACATGTTCCGCGGTTCGCCACGTTCATTTGAAAGCGACGGTCTTGCCCGTGATGTGACGACACGGGCGCTGGATCACGATTTTGATCGCAATCTGTCTGCTGATGAGCGCCAGTTCTTCTATCTGCCTTTCATGCACAGCGAAAATCTGAGCGATCAGAAGCGCTGCCTTGATCTTTATGAAAAGCTCGGCAACGAGTTTTCATTAGGCTTTGCGCGCCAGCACCACGACATAGTCGAACGTTTCGGTCGCTTCCCGCACCGCAACAAGGTTTTGGGCCGCGAAACAACAGCGGAAGAAGCCGAATTTCTCAAAGAGCATTCCGGCTTCTGA